The region CAAGGTTCCCTAGGAGTTAACTCCCAAGGCTCGATTGGGGGTCCTCCTCAAGGGTAGTTGAGGGCACATCTGCATAGCTAGCCAGATGTTCAACCCTAAGGCCTGCTAAGATTTCAACCTTGGATCAACAAGGAATTTATTAATCCTAAAGGCACTTGTCCCTCAGAATTCATTAATCCATCTGGGTAGACTTTTTCCATGGTGCCACGAGCAAAATATAAAGCCTTGTGACACTAACATAAGGAAAGGATGCTGCATTGCAAGAGGTTACTAGGTTACTGCAAAATATAGCCCCACAAAAGTCATTACCATTTACCCTGAAGAAATTTGCATCCGGTCCAAGCCCTCTTCAAGAAGCACAAGAAGCAAGTTCTGAGACTACAACAGAACCACAAGGAATTTGTTTGCAGCCCACTTCTTCTCGAATAACTCAAGCACAAgatctttctctctcccaaagGGACTCTCAAAAGAGGAAGTACCTAGAGGACATTAAAAGCACATCTATTGATGAGGAATAGCCTCTACCAAGAGGCCTTGTGACGAAGATTAATGAAATTGAGAACCCATTGACATTTAGTGTTCGTGAAGTGTTAAATATAGAGAAGATGATTGAAAGAGTCCTAGAGCAAAAAAAGTTGTTACTCGCACCAGAAGATCAATTTGGGATGAGAATTCCTTTAACCGCAACCATCATGGAGAGGCCACTGCCAAGGAAATTCAAGATGCCCCAAATAAGTGAGTACTAGGGCAAGGGCGATCCTTATGATCATGTCCAAAATTACGAGTCCCTGATAATATTACATGAATTGGAGGATGAGATTATGTGTTGGGCCTTCCCCTTGACTTTAATAGAGCATGCTCGTGCTTGGTACAACAATTTTCCAAAGCATTCCAAATCCATTTTTGAGCagtgactgctacgctaccctgcacatttatttatcaaaactacaattaAATTCATCAAACGTCAATtctcttattaaagcaggtgtagggcgattatactctccagtgtgcgagtgtgcgtgtagtacaatttcaaatttatattttggtgagttcgagtcggttcacagggagattatttatgaatgaaaataaaaatcactgaatatttgattttaggaagtgattaagatgatctaaaggaaagaattaaaattaaactagcactgaatttaagcagcttgggtcaagacaatttcaatgtcaaaaccaattaattcccgatttaatagaaaagattagaaatatttatctgaattaaattttgcaaatctgtcagtaattttagttcaagataatgataattcttgtttaagcaatctccatacatggcataaaaattctaagttaagcaattaccataaattgaattatattccacagacagaatttatagatacagatcatttgggcttgggtatgaaaacattttcaggtttagcaatctccatatgtggcatggaaattctaagttaagtttatgctccaatccaaactcaaagatacactgtATGCatactgctcaaattaaatcatattaatattacacatttaaagcgcagctttctttgggaatcattggcgttggacactgtccttgccttaacccaagattggatttagctactcatcttcatttgaaaataaattgacagaaatttaaatgacgggaattaaaagatagtatttaaaagataattttaaccgaccatataggcggtgtataattaaaagacaataattgaaagacaattttttaaccgaTCATATAGgtggtgtataattaaaagacaataagaaaagcataacacaactatatggaaactaaagtttgaagaattgagagagaaattctaaaaacaaaagtatatagaaaaaaaaactaaagtttgaaaatttgagagagaaattctaagaacacaactatgctttcattatatgAGAAATTagatggttacaaatgcaccccaagtgatctatttatagcccacaagatgcaatagagaccacaaaatatatataatttaataatacaaaatatctaatttaataataaaaagaaaaataaaatacctaaattaaaaatacaaggataaataaaatatctaattactcaaaaaattttggccaaagtgtagttcttgaaactttgtgacttgatgtaagcaatgacatcattccaacccatgatgtaagcgatgatgcaAGTGATGGTGTAAGCGATGATGCAAGCAACTTGTGGGATTTGGgcttttccttgttttgggcttgggtcTTCCTTGGAGAGGGTGAAGTTGTGCTATTACATTGTTTAGCAGAAGAGCAagttgctgatatttttactaaaggGCTGCAGAAGAATAGATTCGAAGAACTTAGAGACAAGCTTGGTGTTGTGCATAGCTCTTGCATCAAGGAGGAGTGATGAAGGTTCCTGTGTGATACAAAGCTATGCGCCAATCATGTTGCTTTTTTGAATCTTTTGTAATGTAATTAATGAATGTACTTGAAGTTTGAATGAATTGTGGTAGAGCTTAATTTCAGCTTTAGACAAGGTACCAACTCTCCTTAAATTATGGAGATTTGGTATTGACCCATACTTTTGTAtcaaatatataagtttttgaagtaATGGAATTTTTGTATCCTTCTCTTTATCTCTCTGTCGCCTTCTTCTTCAATAAATGCCTTTCTTTGTTCAACAGCTTGTAGAGCATTTACAAGCTCTGTGAGAGAAAGTTTAGATAAATCCCAGGCATCTTCAAGTGAAGAGATTTTTGCCTCAAATCTTTCTGGAAGAGTTACCATTACCTTCTCCACAACTCTTTTTTCTGGTAAATCCTCACCCAGCAGCCTTACTTGATTAACAACTTTAATAACTCTATCAATATACTCTTTCACATTCTCAGTTTCTTTCATCCTGAGAAGTTCAAACTCCTTCCTTAAGTTGAAGATCTGCATCTGTTTAGTTTTTTCATTTCCTTGAAACTCTAACTTTAGTTGATCCCAGACTTCTTTCGCTGTTTTGCATGCCATGATCCTGAtaaaaatagtctcatttactGCTGAATGAAGACAACTCAAGGCTCTATATTTTCTAGAGACCTTTTCTTCATATACTTTGAGCTGATTCAGAGTTGGATTCTGTGGCTCTACAGTTTCAAAGTCTGATTCAACAGCTTCCCACAATAGCAGACCCCTGAGATATGCCTCCATTTTCACAAACCAAACATGGTAATTTTCTCCAGTGAAGATTGGAGGAGAAGGAGCAGAGATATTGCTGCTTGTAGCCATCACAAAAAAACACTCAAATCTTTCAAGTGTTTAGTCTTTTAAGTGAGGTTTTCTTACTTGTTTTCTCTCACACAGTCCCACTAAGATCAAGAAGGCTTTGATACCAGATGTTGGAAGTtttgtgctatttttttttattgaagaaGAAGGCGACAGAGAGATAAAGAGAAGGATACAAAAATTCCATtacttcaaaaacttatatatttgaTACAAAAGTATGGGTCAATACCAAATCTCCATAATTTAAGGAGAGTTGGTACCTTGTCTAAAGCTGAAATTAAGCTCTACCACAATTCATTCAAACTTCAAGTACATTCATTAATTACATTACAAAAGATTCAAAAAAGCAACATGATTGGCGCATAGCTTTGTATCACACAGGAACCTTCATCAGATTTGAGTTGTGCGAACAACCTGTATGCAACTGCACCTTGTGATCACATACACATAATATGTACAAATTATTTAGGGACAGAATAATGAATCATGTGTAAGATTGAAAAATTACATCATTTGTGGGATGGAACAATATGGAAAATAGTATCTGATAATATAAATTGGTCAAGTCAGGAAGAATTGAACAAGTTGGGAATTATATAAATTAGTCATTGTTGATACATagtgtttttcattttcaaagatTTACCAAAAATTTTGTATTACCATTCCTCTctcatatattataatattaattggCTTTTAGGcatatgtaaatatattaaggcttattttaattttaattatgaaaactCACATTCACCATATTAAGTGTATATATTGCGAAAAATTTACTATACACTCAATAATAGCCTATAAACTACCCACACTAAGTACACAAAATCTTATGTCCAGCTCCCCAAAGAAATTGAACTGCATGATTATGATTATTTATAGGGTTAAAGATTGTTTATGAAGCATTTACATGGAGATATGTAAAAGAAtaatgaatgtatatatatatatattaatatcgaTT is a window of Diospyros lotus cultivar Yz01 chromosome 10, ASM1463336v1, whole genome shotgun sequence DNA encoding:
- the LOC127811178 gene encoding uncharacterized protein LOC127811178, which codes for MATSSNISAPSPPIFTGENYHVWFVKMEAYLRGLLLWEAVESDFETVEPQNPTLNQLKVYEEKVSRKYRALSCLHSAVNETIFIRIMACKTAKEVWDQLKLEFQGNEKTKQMQIFNLRKEFELLRMKETENVKEYIDRVIKVVNQVRLLGEDLPEKRVVEKVMVTLPERFEAKISSLEDAWDLSKLSLTELVNALQAVEQRKAFIEEEGDREIKRRIQKFHYFKNLYI